CGTCGACACCGACGCGCTGATCCGCACCGAGGGCCTGGACATCTACGCGCCGTGCGCGCTCGGCGGCGCGCTGAACGACGGCACCGTGCCCGCCCTGACCGCGAAGGTGGTGTGCGGCGCGGCCAACAACCAGCTCGCGCACCCGGGCGTCGAGAAGGACCTCGCCGAACGCGGGATCCTCTACGCGCCCGACTACGTGGTCAACGCCGGTGGCGTCATCCAGGTCGCCGACGAGCTGAACGGCTTCGACTTCGACCGGTGCAAGGCGAAGGCGACGAAGATCTTCGACACGACGCTGGCGATATTCGCACGTGCGAAGGAAGACGGCATCCCGCCGGCCGCCGCCGCCGACCGGATCGCCGAGCAGCGGATGGCGGAGGCCCGCCGCCGCTGACCCCGCCGCGGAGTCGTCCGGCCACGCTGCGTACGCCCGCCGGGAAGGCGCCCTTGACAGGGCGGCCCGGCGGGCGGCACCTTGCGTGCCCTCGGGAACCTCCCGGACGCGCTCCGGGTTGGTGTGTTCGTACAGCGGTGTGCGGCCGTCGGAGAGAGATGGCTCACGCCGGTCGGCGGGTCGACCTCGGGAAGAGGTTAAAATCGCAGCTGACCAGCGAGGACGGGGCGCCTCGCCGGTCCGGCTCCGGGGCGCGTCATGCGGGCGGCGTACCGTATGGCCGCGGAAGCAGGTACCGTTGAAGCCCACGGGCCGGTCTCTCCACGGGGAGTCCGTTCCGCATCATGAACGCGTGTCAAGACTCTGGGGCCGTCGAGCCCCGTCACCGAGGGGGTCGAGCCATGGGGCGCGGCCGGGCCAAGGCCAAGCAGACGAAGGTCGCCCGCCAGCTGAAGTACAACAGCGGTGGGACTGACCTCGCACGGCTGGCCAGCGAGCTGGGCGCATCGACTTCGAGTCAGCCTCCGAACGGAGAGCCGTTCGAGGACGACGACGAGGAAGACGACCCGTACGCCCGCTACGCGGAGCTGTACAACGACGACGATGACGGGGACGACGAGTCCGGTCCGTCATCGCAGCGTCGCGGCGCTTGACGCCCGCACACTCTCCACCCGGTCCGGGGCCCGCCCCGGACCGGGTTTCTGTGCTGCTCAGCTCGCGTAGTCACCCGTGAGGGCGGCGCCGGTCGAGTGGTCGCCACGCTCGGTGATCTCGCCGGCGACCCAGGCGTCGAGATTCCGGTCGGCGAGGGTCGTCAGGGCCACGTCGACGGAGTCGGCGGGGACGACGGCCATCATGCCGACCCCCATGTTCAGGGTCTTCTCCAGCTCCAGCCGCTCCACCTGACCGGCCGTGCCGACCAGGTCGAAGATCGCGCCGGGGGCCCAGGTCGACCGGTCGACCGTCGCGTGCAGGTGGTCGGGAACGACCCGCGCCAGGTTCGCGGCGAGGCCGCCGCCGGTGATGTGGCTGAAGGCGTGGACGTCGGTGGTGCGGGTGAGCGCCAGGCAGTCCAGCGAGTAGATCTTCGTCGGCTCCAGCAACTCCTCGCCGAGGGTCCGGCCGAGCTCGTCGACCTGCTGCTCCAGGGCCATGCCGGCCCGGTCGAAGAGCACGTGGCGGACGAGCGAGTACCCGTTGGAGTGAAGGCCCGACGACGCCATGGCGATGACGACGTCACCCGTACGGATGCGATCGGCGCCGAGCAGGCGGTCCGCCTCGACGACACCGGTGCCGGCGCCGGCGACGTCGAAGTCGTCGGGGCCGAGGAGACCGGGGTGCTCGGCGGTCTCGCCGCCCACGAGGGCGCACCCGGCGAGGACGCAGCCCTCGGCGATGCCCTTGACGATGCCGGCGACCCGCTCGGGGTGGACCTTGCCGACGCAGATGTAGTCCGTCATGAAGAGCGGTTCCGCGCCGCAGACCACGATGTCGTCCATGACCATCGCGACGAGGTCGTGGCCGATCGTGTCGTACACGCCCATGCGGCGGGCGATGTCGACCTTCGTGCCGACGCCGTCGGTGGCGGAGGCGAGGAGGGGGCGCTCGTAGCGCTTGAGGGCGGAGGCGTCGAAGAGGCCGGCGAACCCGCCGAGGCCGCCGAGGACCTCCGGGCGCTGCGTCTTGCGCACCCACTCCTTCATCAGCTCGACGGCGCGGTCGCCCGCCTCGATGTCGACGCCCGCGGCGGCATAGCTGGCGCCGCCGCCCGTGGCACTGGTGGCCTGAGACATGGCTACAGAACTTTCGTGTCGTACAGCGGGGGTGTGGGGGGTGCCTACGGGCGGCGGAGGGCGTCGGCGGCGGCCGTGGCGGCCGGGCCCGCGGCGAGCTCCGTCTCCAGCAGCTGCTTGCCGAGCAGCTCGGGGTCGGGCAGCTCCATCGGGTACTCGCCGTCGAAGCAGGCGCGGCAGAGGTTCGGCTTGGCGATCGTGGTCGCCTCGATCATGCCGTCGAGCGAGATGTACGCGAGCGAGTCGGCGCCGAGGGACTTGCCGATCTCGTCGACCGTCATGCCGTTGGCGATCAGCTCGGCGCGGGTGGCGAAGTCGATGCCGAAGAAGCACGGCCACTTCACCGGCGGGGACGAGATCCGGATGTGGACCTCGGCGGCGCCCGCCTCGCGGAGCATCCGGACCAGCGCGCGCTGGGTGTTGCCGCGGACGATCGAGTCGTCGACGACGACCAGGCGCTTGCCCCTGATGACTTCCTTCAGGGGGTTCAGCTTGAGGCGGATGCCCAGCTGGCGGATGGTCTGGGACGGCTGGATGAAGGTCCGGCCGACGTACGCGTTCTTGACCAGGCCGGCGCCGAAGGGGATGCCGCTCGCCTCGGCGTAGCCGATCGCCGCGGGCGTGCCGGACTCCGGCGTCGCTATGACGAGGTCCGCCTCGGCCGGGGCCTCGGCGGCGAGCTTCCGCCCCATCTCCACACGGGAGAGGTAGACGTTCCGGCCGGCGATGTCCGTGTCGGGACGGGCCAGGTACACGTACTCGAAGACACAGCCCTTGGGCTTCGCTTCCGCGAATCGGGAAGTGCGGATGCCGTTCTCGTCGATCGCGATCATCTCGCCCGGCTCGACCTCGCGGACGTAGCTGGCGCCGCAGATGTCAAGGGCGGCGGACTCGGAGGCGACGACCCAGCCGCGCTCCAGCCGGCCGAGGACCAGCGGACGGATGCCCTGCGGGTCGCGGGCGGCGTAGAGGGTGTGCTCGTCCATGAAGACGAGGGAGAAGGCGCCCTGGACCTTGGGGAGGACCGCGGCGGCGGCCTCCTCGACGGTCAGCGGCTTGCCGTCGGCGTCGACCTGGCCCGCGAGGAGCGCGGTGACGAGGTCGGTGTCGTTGGTGGCCGCCACCTGGGTGGCGCGGCCGTCCTTCTTGGGCAGGTCGGCGACGAGCCCGGCGAGCTCGGCCGTGTTGACCAGGTTGCCGTTGTGCCCGAGGGCGATGGAGCCGTTCGCCGTGGCCCGGAAGGTGGGCTGGGCGTTCTCCCAGACGGAGGCCCCGGTGGTCGAGTAGCGGGCGTGTCCGACCGCGATGTGACCCTGGAGCGAGCTGAGGGAAGTCTCGTCGAAGACCTGGGAAACCAGGCCCATGTCCTTGAAGACGAGGATCTGGGAGCCGTTGCTTACCGCGATTCCCGCGGATTCCTGACCCCGATGCTGGAGGGCGTAGAGCCCGAAGTACGTGAGCTTTGCGACCTCTTCACCCGGAGCCCAGACACCGAAGACGCCGCAAGCGTCCTGGGGGCCTTTTTCGCCGGGAAGCAGATCGTGATTGAGTCGACCGTCACCACGTGGCACACCACCGAGTGTAGGCGAGATCGACCACTGGTCCGAATGGGGCCGTCCCGCCCCCGCGGGGCGCGGGCGGGACGGGGCCCCTGACCAGGCGGCCTTTCGCCGCTCCCGGGAGCCCCGCCGCCCCGCCCGCGGTGTGACGGACCTCGCACCCCTACCGGGCCGCGGCCCGGGCGGCGAATCCGGAGCCGTCCTGCGCGGTGACCGAGAGTGCCCGGTGCTGGATCCGGAACGTCACGGTCCCGCTGCTCAGCGTCCCGTACAGGTGCTGCTCCAGCTCCATCTGCGGCTTGGTGCACATCTTGCGGGTGACGGCGAGGGGGCCGAACGTCAGCTTCCCGGAGCCGGTCTTCACGGTGGCGGTGAAGTTGTTGCAGCCGAGGTTGCCGCGCGCGGTGCCGTCGTCGGCGACCGTCAGGTGCGCCCGGCCCTCGGTGCCGGCGGGCAGCGACGTGGCGGTCTTCCCCTCCAGGAGCGAGTCGACGTGCCAGGTGGTGCCGGCGAGGGGCGCGGCGGGCTGCTCGGTGAGGGCGATGGTGTCGCCGTCCGGGGTGGTGAGGGTGAGGCGGTCGTCGTCGAGTCGGGCCTCCAGCCGGCCGGTGAACGCCTTGAGGAAGGCGTTCTCGAAGCCCTGTACGGGCCCGTCGCAGGCCATCTGGGTGCGGGTGCTCTTGCCGACGGTGACGGTGTCGCCGTCGACGGTCGCCGCGGCGGTGAAGCGGTTGCACCCGGCGTTGCCCGCCGAGCGGCCGCCCGGCTGGAATTCGACGTACGCCGTGGGGGCCGGGGAGGCCGTCCTGCGGCCGTCCACGGTGAGGGAGTCGACCGTCCAGTGCACACCGGTGACGGGGATGTCGGGGCGCTCGCCGGGGCCCTCGGTGGTGGCGCAGCCGGCGAGCGCGACGGCGGCGGCCAGGGCGGGGAGGAGAGTCTTCGTGGTCCGCATGCGGATGGGACGGGCCGGGACGCGCGTCGGTTCCGCCCCCTGCGCCCCCGGCGTCTTCCGGTGGCCCGGACGTCCCAGGGACCCCGCAGGGCCTCGCACGACGCCTCAGACCCGACGACCGGCTGCCCGGGGCCGTGTACGGGCCGTCCGGGGTCGACGAGGCGCCTGGGATCGGCCCATGGAGCGCCCCCGGGCCACGACGGGGCGCCGGGAGGGGCCGGGTGGACGCCTCGGAGGGGGCCCGTGGGCCTGGGCCGACGCCGGCGGGTCAGCCGAGGACGGGGAGCCAGGCGGCCAGGTCCGCGCGGTCACCGCTGGCGCGCAGGTGCGCCGCGTCGACCGCCTCCGCCCACGAGGTGCGGCCCGTGGCGAGCCGGGTCCAGGTGAGCGGGTCGGTCTCGACGACGTTCGGCGGTGTGCCGCGGGTGTGCCGGGGGCCCTCCACGCACTGCACGACGGCGTGGGGCGGTACCCGCAGCTCCACGGAGCCGCCCGGCGCCTTGAGGGCGAGGGCGTCGGCGAGGACGCGGGTGCAGGTGGCGAGGGCCTGCCGGTCGTACGGGACGGCCAGTCCGGTCGCGGCGTTGAGGTCGTCGGTGTGCACGGTCAGCTCGACCGTGCGGGTCACGAGGAAGTCGGCCAGCGGCATGGCGCCGAAGCGCGTCACGATCAGCCGGTCGCCGGGCGCGTCCGCCAGCGCGGCGGCGAACTCCTCGGCGGTGCGGGCGTACAGCTCCGGCAGCCCGTCGGGTCCGACGGCCGCCTCGGCCAGTTCGCGGGTGTCCTGGTCCACCGCGCCGGCGTACCGCCGGGTGGCGGCGGGCCAGTCGAGGAGGACCACGTCCCGCACGGACGGCTCGGGGGCCGCCACGCCGCGGATGACGGACCGGAGCACCATGGCGATGTGCGCGGCCAGTTCGCGTACGGTCCACTCGCCCAGCCGCGTCGGCAGGGCGAGTTGCTCCGGGGTGAGCCGTGCGACGCCCTCGTGGACGTGCGCGAACTGCGCCGTGACCGCGGCGCGGGTCTTCCCGGGGTCGTAACTGCGGGGGCGCTTCCTCGGCTGTGGCATGCCCCGAGGCTACCGGCGCACCGCGCGGGTGTCGGGGCGGCCCGGCGCCCGGTGTCCGACGGCCCGGCCCGATGCCCCGACGGCCTGGCGCCCCGCCGCGCGCGGATGCGGCGGGGCGGACGGGGCAGCGGGCCGCGGGGTGGGGCGGGTCTCAGGCCAGCAGGCCCGGGATGGTCGCCTCGTGGGCCGTGCGGAGCTCGTCCAGCGGGATGTCGAACTGGCCCTGGACGTCGATCGCGTCGCCGTCCACGACACCGATGCGGGTCGCGGGCAGGCCGCGCGCGCCGCACATGTCGGTGAAGCGGAGCTCCTCGCTGCGCGGGACGGCGACGACCGCGCGGCCCGCCGACTCGCTGAAGAGGAACGTGAACGCGTCGAGCCCGTCCGGGACGACGAGCCGGGCGCCCTTCCCGCCGCGCAGGCAGGACTCGACGACGGCCTGGACGAGTCCGCCGTCGGACAGGTCGTGCGCCGCGTCGACCATGCCGTCGCGCGAGGCGGAGATGAGGATCTCGCCCAGCAGCTTCTCGCGGTCGAGGTCCACCTTCGGCGGCAGACCGCCGAGGTGCCCGTGGACGACCTCGGACCAGGCCGAGCCGCCGAACTCCTCACGCGTGTCGCCCAGCAGGTACAGGAGGTGGCCCTCCTGCGCGAAGGCGATGGGCGTGCGGCGGGTCACGTCGTCGATCACGCCGAGGACGGCGACGACCGGCGTCGGGTGGATGGCGGTGTCACCGGTCTGGTTGTACAGCGAGACGTTGCCGCCGGTCACCGGCGTGCCGAGCTGGAGGCAGCCGTCCGCGAGGCCGCGGGTGGCCTCGGCGAACTGCCACATGACGGCCGGGTCCTCGGGCGAACCGAAGTTCAGGCAGTCGGAGATGGCGAGCGGCCGGGCGCCGGAGGCGGCGACGTTGCGGTACGACTCCGCCAGCGCGAGCTGCGCGCCCGCGTACGGGTCGAGCTTGGCGTACCGGCCGTTGCCGTCGGTGGAGATGGCCACGCCGAGGTTGGTCTCCGCGTCGATGCGGATCATGCCGGAG
This portion of the Streptomyces changanensis genome encodes:
- a CDS encoding DUF3073 domain-containing protein codes for the protein MGRGRAKAKQTKVARQLKYNSGGTDLARLASELGASTSSQPPNGEPFEDDDEEDDPYARYAELYNDDDDGDDESGPSSQRRGA
- a CDS encoding META domain-containing protein, with the protein product MRTTKTLLPALAAAVALAGCATTEGPGERPDIPVTGVHWTVDSLTVDGRRTASPAPTAYVEFQPGGRSAGNAGCNRFTAAATVDGDTVTVGKSTRTQMACDGPVQGFENAFLKAFTGRLEARLDDDRLTLTTPDGDTIALTEQPAAPLAGTTWHVDSLLEGKTATSLPAGTEGRAHLTVADDGTARGNLGCNNFTATVKTGSGKLTFGPLAVTRKMCTKPQMELEQHLYGTLSSGTVTFRIQHRALSVTAQDGSGFAARAAAR
- a CDS encoding maleylpyruvate isomerase family mycothiol-dependent enzyme, producing MPQPRKRPRSYDPGKTRAAVTAQFAHVHEGVARLTPEQLALPTRLGEWTVRELAAHIAMVLRSVIRGVAAPEPSVRDVVLLDWPAATRRYAGAVDQDTRELAEAAVGPDGLPELYARTAEEFAAALADAPGDRLIVTRFGAMPLADFLVTRTVELTVHTDDLNAATGLAVPYDRQALATCTRVLADALALKAPGGSVELRVPPHAVVQCVEGPRHTRGTPPNVVETDPLTWTRLATGRTSWAEAVDAAHLRASGDRADLAAWLPVLG
- the purM gene encoding phosphoribosylformylglycinamidine cyclo-ligase, which produces MSQATSATGGGASYAAAGVDIEAGDRAVELMKEWVRKTQRPEVLGGLGGFAGLFDASALKRYERPLLASATDGVGTKVDIARRMGVYDTIGHDLVAMVMDDIVVCGAEPLFMTDYICVGKVHPERVAGIVKGIAEGCVLAGCALVGGETAEHPGLLGPDDFDVAGAGTGVVEADRLLGADRIRTGDVVIAMASSGLHSNGYSLVRHVLFDRAGMALEQQVDELGRTLGEELLEPTKIYSLDCLALTRTTDVHAFSHITGGGLAANLARVVPDHLHATVDRSTWAPGAIFDLVGTAGQVERLELEKTLNMGVGMMAVVPADSVDVALTTLADRNLDAWVAGEITERGDHSTGAALTGDYAS
- the purF gene encoding amidophosphoribosyltransferase, coding for MPRGDGRLNHDLLPGEKGPQDACGVFGVWAPGEEVAKLTYFGLYALQHRGQESAGIAVSNGSQILVFKDMGLVSQVFDETSLSSLQGHIAVGHARYSTTGASVWENAQPTFRATANGSIALGHNGNLVNTAELAGLVADLPKKDGRATQVAATNDTDLVTALLAGQVDADGKPLTVEEAAAAVLPKVQGAFSLVFMDEHTLYAARDPQGIRPLVLGRLERGWVVASESAALDICGASYVREVEPGEMIAIDENGIRTSRFAEAKPKGCVFEYVYLARPDTDIAGRNVYLSRVEMGRKLAAEAPAEADLVIATPESGTPAAIGYAEASGIPFGAGLVKNAYVGRTFIQPSQTIRQLGIRLKLNPLKEVIRGKRLVVVDDSIVRGNTQRALVRMLREAGAAEVHIRISSPPVKWPCFFGIDFATRAELIANGMTVDEIGKSLGADSLAYISLDGMIEATTIAKPNLCRACFDGEYPMELPDPELLGKQLLETELAAGPAATAAADALRRP